Proteins from one Actinobacillus delphinicola genomic window:
- a CDS encoding FTR1 family iron permease, with the protein MITRKFYYLIISSLILLFLPLRALADDAQNYQQYVSEIEQRLDSATTLYEQNHMDEARRTVQMAYFEIFENLEGPIRINISAKKSYQMEAMFGTIRKMMNEKLPKEQVVATIHQLKQDLQDVLPVLENGQSLEGEASHDVYTQANIAPHWKQSFKAIDDNLANMLTAYQKGDFKAAKNFAQKAQYDGYKNSEMEMSVRTNRSAKISGAINHQFYDLIKLSEKPNNINELGYQTTLLLQDISDLLPNLPTTREEQNQVAASSAADAGSATESKANDADWSKVARTVNQQIQQAIQTYKQGDAQKAMLDVQDTYFDVFENSGFETKIGSRDSKFKAQLEGYFTRLVSLMKAKDSVEAMQVQAKGLENGMDQAVNMIQGTGKNDWSLFLYSLLIILREGLEALLIVAAIVTYLVKNNHQDKLSVIRQSVYVALAASVVTAIIFQLIFSNAGASRELLEGFTMIFAVVMLFMMSYWLLSKVEANNWKRYLEGKLSLALTTGSLVGLWLTSFLAVYREGAETVLFYYALAADAQTTMGIMYLVAGFVVGAILLAICYFIMRYSVVKLPLKPFFMVTGSFMYLMAFVFAGKSILELIEGKLFEPTLLPNVPEIPWLGIYPYVQTLIPQVILVVAAIFAFIYMKRQSRMAH; encoded by the coding sequence TTGATTACTCGCAAATTTTATTATTTAATTATTTCTTCCCTTATTTTATTGTTCTTACCCCTTCGTGCTTTAGCTGATGATGCACAAAATTATCAACAATATGTTTCTGAAATTGAACAACGTCTTGATTCAGCAACAACGCTTTATGAACAAAATCATATGGATGAAGCACGTCGTACTGTACAAATGGCCTATTTCGAGATTTTTGAAAATTTAGAAGGTCCAATTCGTATCAATATTTCGGCAAAGAAAAGCTATCAAATGGAAGCGATGTTTGGCACTATTCGCAAAATGATGAATGAAAAACTGCCAAAAGAACAGGTCGTTGCTACTATTCATCAACTAAAACAAGATTTACAAGATGTTTTACCTGTTTTAGAAAATGGACAAAGCCTAGAAGGCGAGGCATCTCATGATGTTTATACACAGGCAAATATTGCTCCGCATTGGAAACAAAGTTTTAAAGCCATCGATGATAACCTTGCGAATATGTTAACGGCGTATCAAAAAGGTGATTTTAAAGCTGCGAAGAATTTTGCTCAAAAAGCGCAATATGATGGTTATAAAAACTCAGAAATGGAAATGTCAGTGCGTACCAATCGTTCTGCAAAAATTTCTGGTGCGATTAACCATCAATTCTACGATCTGATTAAATTAAGTGAAAAACCTAATAATATTAATGAATTAGGCTATCAAACTACGTTGTTACTTCAAGATATTAGTGATCTTCTTCCTAATTTGCCAACAACACGAGAAGAGCAAAATCAAGTTGCCGCTTCTAGCGCTGCTGATGCGGGTAGTGCGACAGAGAGTAAAGCGAATGATGCTGATTGGTCTAAAGTTGCACGTACTGTAAATCAACAGATTCAACAAGCTATCCAAACGTATAAGCAAGGCGACGCTCAAAAGGCAATGCTTGATGTGCAAGATACTTATTTTGATGTTTTTGAAAATTCAGGTTTTGAAACCAAAATTGGATCTCGTGATAGTAAATTCAAAGCACAATTAGAGGGTTACTTCACACGATTAGTCAGCTTGATGAAAGCAAAAGATAGTGTTGAGGCTATGCAAGTTCAAGCAAAAGGTCTTGAAAATGGTATGGATCAAGCAGTCAATATGATTCAAGGAACAGGAAAAAATGATTGGTCATTGTTCCTATATAGCTTGTTAATCATTTTACGTGAAGGTCTAGAAGCATTGCTTATCGTTGCTGCTATTGTGACTTATCTCGTTAAAAATAATCATCAAGATAAATTATCTGTTATTCGTCAGTCGGTTTATGTTGCCTTAGCTGCAAGTGTTGTTACTGCAATTATTTTCCAACTGATCTTTAGTAATGCTGGCGCAAGCCGTGAACTTTTAGAAGGTTTCACGATGATTTTTGCGGTTGTCATGTTATTCATGATGAGCTACTGGCTACTTTCTAAAGTTGAAGCGAATAACTGGAAGCGCTATTTGGAAGGGAAACTTTCCCTTGCACTCACGACGGGGTCATTAGTTGGACTATGGCTAACAAGTTTCTTAGCGGTCTATCGCGAAGGGGCAGAAACCGTACTGTTCTACTATGCATTAGCAGCTGATGCACAAACCACAATGGGAATTATGTATCTTGTTGCAGGTTTTGTCGTAGGCGCTATTTTATTAGCAATTTGCTACTTCATTATGCGTTATTCTGTGGTGAAATTACCACTTAAACCATTCTTTATGGTTACGGGGTCATTTATGTACTTAATGGCGTTTGTGTTTGCAGGTAAATCTATCCTTGAATTAATTGAAGGTAAGTTATTTGAGCCAACTTTATTACCAAATGTACCTGAAATTCCATGGCTTGGAATTTACCCTTATGTGCAAACACTTATTCCGCAAGTTATTTTAGTTGTTGCGGCGATCTTTGCCTTCATTTATATGAAACGTCAAAGTCGAATGGCACATTAA
- the suhB gene encoding inositol-1-monophosphatase, producing the protein MNPMLNIAVRAARRAGNILMQGFERRDEIESSSKGSNDYVTNFDKASEKAIVDVIRTAYPDHTIITEESGLLAGKDDEVQWIIDPLDGTTNFIKGFPHFAVSIAIRVKNRTEAAVVYNPVTNELFTAQRGKGAKMNELRLRVENLRELKGTILATGFPFKRPSLMPTQFAMMASLAEECADFRRTGSAALDLCYVAANRVDGYFEADIKPWDIAAGDLIAREAGALVCDFNGTPNYLAQGHIVATAPRLMKAMLNHIQPCLPQNFRALTKTAL; encoded by the coding sequence ATGAATCCAATGTTAAATATCGCTGTGCGTGCTGCGCGCAGAGCAGGTAATATCCTTATGCAAGGCTTTGAACGCCGTGATGAAATTGAATCTTCATCAAAAGGTTCTAACGATTATGTAACCAACTTCGATAAAGCATCAGAAAAAGCAATCGTAGATGTTATCCGTACCGCTTATCCTGACCACACTATCATTACAGAAGAAAGTGGTTTACTTGCAGGTAAAGATGACGAAGTTCAATGGATTATTGATCCACTTGATGGAACAACAAACTTCATCAAAGGCTTTCCTCACTTCGCCGTATCTATCGCTATTCGTGTAAAAAATCGTACTGAAGCAGCGGTTGTTTATAATCCAGTAACCAATGAACTCTTTACTGCACAACGTGGTAAAGGTGCAAAAATGAATGAACTTCGTTTACGTGTTGAAAACTTACGTGAATTAAAAGGTACTATCTTAGCAACTGGTTTCCCATTCAAACGTCCAAGCCTTATGCCAACACAATTTGCAATGATGGCAAGCCTTGCGGAAGAATGTGCTGATTTCCGCCGTACTGGTTCTGCTGCCCTTGACCTTTGCTATGTTGCTGCAAATCGTGTAGATGGATATTTTGAAGCAGACATCAAACCATGGGATATCGCAGCAGGTGATCTTATCGCACGCGAAGCAGGTGCATTGGTATGTGATTTTAATGGTACACCAAACTATTTAGCACAAGGTCACATCGTGGCAACTGCCCCACGTTTAATGAAAGCAATGCTTAACCATATCCAGCCTTGCTTACCACAAAACTTTAGAGCGCTGACAAAAACTGCTCTTTAA
- a CDS encoding beta/alpha barrel domain-containing protein, which yields MSNLSHTEILDLLKHGLIVDFNTPTLNLAKTEEAVASLAPFESLTALNGSTTTSNQITTMAQTCINAGATGIRVNELKILEAIRKTIKAPIIASVNRHLENTAVTTTPFLVDVEDLARAGADIIAIDGTVRPHPIAIKDLLNKAHELQCLAMAECYSVEDALNCQKLGFDLIEICAESDKSVSKQIITTLEKSGIHPIVQSYSSNLDEIKSLLGIGAYAIVITADNAQTFTTMKIDL from the coding sequence ATGTCTAATTTATCTCATACAGAAATTCTAGATCTTCTTAAACATGGACTTATTGTTGATTTCAATACACCAACTCTAAATTTAGCTAAAACAGAAGAAGCCGTTGCCTCCCTCGCACCATTTGAAAGCCTTACAGCCTTAAATGGCTCTACGACAACATCGAATCAAATTACAACCATGGCACAAACTTGCATAAATGCTGGCGCGACAGGGATTCGTGTTAATGAACTAAAAATACTTGAAGCTATTCGTAAAACAATAAAAGCGCCTATTATTGCGTCAGTAAATCGACATTTAGAGAACACAGCCGTAACAACCACACCTTTTCTTGTTGACGTTGAAGATCTCGCCAGAGCAGGTGCAGATATCATTGCAATTGACGGCACCGTCCGCCCTCATCCGATTGCAATTAAAGATTTACTGAATAAAGCACATGAATTGCAATGTCTTGCAATGGCGGAATGTTATTCTGTTGAAGATGCTCTAAATTGCCAAAAACTTGGATTCGATCTTATCGAAATTTGTGCTGAATCTGACAAAAGTGTTTCCAAACAGATCATTACAACACTAGAGAAATCAGGAATTCATCCTATTGTACAAAGCTATTCTTCAAATCTTGATGAAATAAAATCTCTGTTGGGAATTGGGGCGTATGCTATTGTAATTACTGCGGATAATGCACAAACATTTACGACAATGAAAATTGATCTGTAA
- a CDS encoding YhcH/YjgK/YiaL family protein, which yields MIIGDLMRTDYANGLSPILAKICDYLKTIDLATLEPGKHYLTEEIVINVDETHLVAPESKKAEFHHNNIDIQLLISGEEWIEYSVDMPAMELCDPYNSEFDYQLIPQVPNKNVVKLRPKMFVIFFPYEIHKPCCAYSSDSMQKELKKLVVKVPMNLLNKNEE from the coding sequence ATGATTATTGGCGATTTAATGCGTACAGACTACGCAAACGGTCTTTCCCCCATTCTTGCAAAAATTTGTGATTATCTAAAAACAATTGATCTCGCTACGCTCGAACCAGGTAAACACTATTTGACTGAAGAGATTGTAATTAATGTGGATGAAACTCACCTTGTTGCCCCAGAAAGTAAAAAAGCAGAATTTCATCACAATAATATAGATATTCAATTACTTATCTCTGGCGAAGAATGGATTGAATATAGTGTCGATATGCCAGCTATGGAGCTATGTGACCCTTATAACAGTGAATTTGATTATCAACTTATTCCGCAAGTTCCAAATAAAAACGTGGTAAAACTACGACCTAAAATGTTTGTGATTTTCTTTCCATATGAAATTCACAAACCTTGTTGTGCGTATTCTTCAGATTCTATGCAAAAAGAATTGAAAAAATTAGTTGTCAAAGTACCCATGAACTTGCTCAACAAAAATGAAGAGTAA
- a CDS encoding MurR/RpiR family transcriptional regulator encodes MIQNVNSVKILDTIGALYDSMTKTEKIIANMLLASPMLFSDSSLADIAKRLNVGEATFIRFCRTLGFKGFSDFKLALSIELATKSKPQSDLLDSHIQLEDSLETIGQKLANSLQKVVAETMNLIDYNQLALVVEAIRRADRLFLFGMGSSGITAIDAKNKFMRIGIQVDASANNHFMYMQASLARPTDVVIGISHSGYSPEIIETLRIAKSNNATTVAITHNMRTPLTSVADYVLTNGNRQEALQGDSIGTKIAQLFVLDLIYAALVQGEEENTKKTKQKTLDVILQQRHK; translated from the coding sequence ATGATACAAAATGTAAATAGCGTAAAAATTCTCGATACTATTGGTGCGCTGTACGATAGTATGACAAAAACGGAAAAAATTATTGCCAATATGCTGCTCGCCTCTCCTATGTTATTTAGCGACAGTTCTTTGGCTGATATTGCTAAACGCTTAAATGTTGGTGAAGCAACCTTTATTCGTTTCTGCCGTACACTTGGTTTTAAAGGTTTCAGTGATTTTAAATTAGCCTTATCTATTGAACTGGCTACGAAAAGTAAACCGCAATCAGATTTGCTGGATAGTCATATTCAATTGGAAGATAGTCTAGAAACAATTGGTCAAAAATTAGCAAATAGCTTACAAAAAGTGGTTGCTGAAACCATGAACCTGATTGACTATAATCAACTTGCATTGGTTGTCGAAGCTATTCGCCGTGCGGATCGTTTATTTCTTTTCGGCATGGGATCATCAGGTATCACCGCTATTGATGCAAAAAATAAATTCATGCGTATCGGTATTCAAGTAGATGCAAGTGCCAACAACCATTTTATGTACATGCAAGCCTCACTTGCCCGTCCTACTGATGTAGTAATTGGTATTAGTCATTCTGGATATTCTCCAGAAATTATTGAAACATTGCGTATTGCAAAGAGTAATAATGCGACAACTGTTGCTATTACTCATAACATGCGTACCCCTTTAACTTCAGTTGCTGACTATGTGTTGACAAACGGTAATCGCCAAGAAGCACTTCAAGGTGACTCTATCGGCACTAAAATTGCACAATTATTTGTATTAGATTTAATCTACGCTGCACTTGTTCAAGGCGAAGAAGAAAATACTAAGAAGACAAAACAAAAAACATTGGACGTTATCTTACAACAACGCCATAAATAG
- the rarD gene encoding EamA family transporter RarD: MLKGVACSLSASMLFGYIYYFSTMLVPLTGEDIFAFRIIFTLPFIWAAVFLFRQRFFLKRHFRRIKKHPWLMLVFLTTASITGFEMWLFLWAPNNNEALNVSVGYLILPLMLVLMGRIFFKEKITRLKLVAILLAALGVATDIFAKGGGSWTSAAVCGYAVYFLLRKRFNIMDLASLAIEFTLLLPVCIYFGWHTDIAAAQQVNPHIMWRLVLLGLLSGTAFIFYILASNLLPMNMLGLLSYMEPTLLLISSIFIGEKISSDSYPLFAGLLASIFFVILDGVWEHWYRAKQQANLPLK; the protein is encoded by the coding sequence ATGTTAAAAGGTGTGGCTTGTTCCTTATCAGCCTCCATGTTATTCGGGTATATTTATTATTTTTCAACTATGTTAGTACCACTAACAGGTGAGGATATTTTTGCATTCCGAATCATTTTTACGCTCCCATTTATTTGGGCAGCTGTATTTCTATTCCGTCAGCGCTTCTTTTTAAAAAGACACTTTCGCCGTATTAAAAAACATCCCTGGTTGATGCTTGTATTTTTAACTACAGCTTCTATTACAGGATTTGAAATGTGGCTATTTTTATGGGCACCGAATAATAATGAAGCACTAAATGTGTCCGTAGGATATCTAATATTACCGTTGATGCTTGTTTTAATGGGACGCATTTTCTTTAAAGAGAAAATTACTCGCTTAAAACTTGTTGCTATTTTATTAGCTGCTTTGGGAGTTGCCACAGATATTTTTGCGAAAGGTGGTGGCTCTTGGACAAGTGCTGCAGTATGTGGCTATGCGGTTTATTTCTTGCTTAGAAAACGCTTTAATATCATGGATCTTGCAAGTCTAGCCATAGAATTTACTTTGCTATTGCCTGTGTGTATCTATTTTGGATGGCATACCGATATTGCCGCTGCACAGCAAGTTAATCCACATATCATGTGGCGTTTAGTTTTATTGGGATTATTAAGCGGGACTGCATTTATTTTTTACATTTTAGCCAGTAATCTTTTACCAATGAATATGCTTGGTTTACTGAGTTATATGGAACCTACGTTACTATTGATTAGTTCAATTTTTATCGGAGAAAAGATTTCCTCAGATAGTTATCCACTATTTGCAGGATTACTTGCATCAATTTTCTTTGTCATCTTAGATGGGGTGTGGGAACATTGGTATAGAGCTAAGCAACAGGCAAATCTACCACTGAAATAA
- the eno gene encoding phosphopyruvate hydratase — MAKCEIIKVIGREILDSRGNPTVEAEVHLEGGFVGMAAAPSGASTGSREALELRDGDKSRFGGKGVLTAVHAINTEIAQALAGKDASNQKEIDQIMIDLDGTENKSKFGANAILAVSIAAAKAAAAAKGMPLYAWIAELNGTPGVYSMPLPMMNILNGGEHADNNVDIQEFMIQPVGAKTEREAIRMGSEVFHSLAKVLKSRGLSVSVGDEGGFAPNLKSNEEALQCIKEAVEAAGYNFGKDITLAMDCAASEFYDKKNGRYDLKGEGKTFDAQQFTHYLEKLTEEYPITSIEDGLDESDWEGFAYQTKELGNKIQLVGDDLFVTNTKIIKRGIENGIVNAVLIKLNQIGTLTETLEAIQMAKKAGYSTVISHRSGETEDATIADLAVGTSAGQIKTGSMSRSDRMAKYNQLIRIEEVLGNKAPFLGLAAVTHYKK, encoded by the coding sequence ATGGCAAAATGTGAAATTATCAAAGTGATTGGTCGTGAAATCCTTGATTCACGTGGTAATCCAACTGTAGAAGCTGAAGTTCATTTAGAAGGTGGTTTTGTTGGTATGGCAGCTGCTCCATCAGGTGCATCTACAGGTTCTCGTGAAGCATTAGAATTACGTGATGGCGACAAATCTCGTTTCGGTGGTAAAGGTGTATTAACAGCAGTACACGCAATCAACACTGAAATTGCACAAGCCCTAGCAGGAAAGGACGCATCTAACCAAAAAGAAATCGATCAAATTATGATTGATTTAGATGGTACAGAAAATAAATCTAAATTTGGTGCAAATGCTATCTTAGCGGTTTCTATCGCAGCAGCTAAAGCAGCTGCAGCTGCAAAAGGTATGCCTCTTTATGCTTGGATTGCAGAACTTAATGGTACTCCTGGTGTTTACTCTATGCCGTTACCAATGATGAACATCTTAAATGGTGGCGAACATGCAGATAATAACGTTGATATTCAAGAATTTATGATTCAACCAGTAGGTGCAAAAACTGAACGTGAAGCAATTCGCATGGGTTCTGAAGTATTCCATAGCTTAGCGAAAGTTTTAAAATCTCGTGGTTTGAGCGTTTCTGTTGGTGATGAAGGTGGTTTCGCACCTAACCTTAAATCAAACGAAGAAGCGTTACAATGCATCAAAGAAGCAGTAGAAGCAGCAGGTTATAACTTCGGTAAAGATATTACTTTAGCGATGGACTGTGCAGCATCTGAATTCTATGATAAGAAAAACGGTCGCTATGACTTAAAAGGTGAAGGTAAAACTTTTGATGCTCAACAATTCACTCACTATCTTGAAAAATTAACAGAAGAATATCCAATTACTTCTATCGAAGATGGTCTTGATGAATCTGATTGGGAAGGCTTTGCATACCAAACTAAAGAATTGGGTAACAAAATCCAACTTGTTGGTGATGACCTATTCGTAACAAATACCAAAATTATCAAACGTGGTATCGAGAATGGTATTGTGAATGCGGTTTTAATTAAATTAAACCAAATTGGTACTTTAACTGAAACTTTAGAAGCTATTCAAATGGCGAAAAAAGCAGGTTACAGTACAGTAATTTCTCACCGTTCAGGTGAAACTGAAGATGCAACTATCGCAGATTTAGCAGTAGGTACTTCTGCTGGTCAAATCAAAACTGGTTCTATGAGCCGCTCAGATCGTATGGCAAAATATAACCAATTGATTCGTATTGAAGAAGTATTAGGTAACAAAGCGCCATTCTTAGGTCTTGCTGCAGTAACACATTATAAAAAATAA
- the lipA gene encoding lipoyl synthase, with translation MTSPFKMERGVKYRDAAKTSIIKVKNIDPEQEVLKKPSWMKIKISAHSDKVQAIKNGMRRHSLHSVCEEASCPNLNECFNHGTATFMILGAICTRRCPFCDVAHGKPLPPDVDEPRKLAETISDMKLKYVVITSVDRDDLPDRGAGHFADCIREIRQLNPGIKIEILVPDFRGRIEQALDKLKDNPPDVFNHNLENIPRLYKDIRPGANYEWSLKLLREFKAMFPNIPTKSGLMVGLGETNEEILQVMQDLRANGVTMLTLGQYLQPSRHHLPVARYVPPEEFDMMREKAEAMGFEHAACGPFVRSSYHADLQASGGLVR, from the coding sequence ATGACAAGTCCGTTTAAAATGGAACGAGGTGTTAAATATCGCGATGCGGCAAAAACCTCAATTATCAAAGTAAAAAATATCGATCCAGAGCAAGAAGTTTTAAAAAAGCCTTCCTGGATGAAAATTAAAATTTCAGCCCATTCTGATAAAGTTCAAGCTATCAAAAATGGGATGCGTCGTCATAGTTTACACTCAGTATGTGAAGAGGCTTCTTGCCCAAATCTTAACGAATGTTTTAATCACGGCACTGCCACATTTATGATTCTTGGGGCGATCTGTACTCGTCGTTGTCCATTCTGTGATGTTGCTCATGGTAAACCACTGCCACCAGATGTGGATGAACCACGTAAATTAGCGGAAACGATTTCTGATATGAAATTGAAGTATGTTGTTATTACATCGGTAGATCGTGATGACTTACCCGATCGTGGTGCAGGACATTTTGCTGATTGTATCCGTGAAATTCGTCAATTAAATCCAGGAATAAAAATTGAAATTCTTGTTCCTGATTTCCGTGGACGCATTGAGCAAGCCTTAGATAAATTAAAAGATAATCCACCTGACGTATTTAACCATAACTTGGAAAATATTCCTCGTTTGTATAAAGATATCCGTCCAGGTGCAAATTATGAATGGTCATTAAAATTGCTACGTGAATTTAAAGCAATGTTTCCTAACATTCCAACCAAATCAGGGCTTATGGTTGGGCTTGGAGAAACGAATGAAGAAATTCTTCAAGTTATGCAAGATTTACGAGCAAATGGTGTAACGATGTTAACATTAGGTCAATATTTGCAACCGAGTCGTCACCATCTTCCAGTTGCACGTTACGTGCCACCTGAAGAATTTGACATGATGCGTGAAAAAGCGGAAGCAATGGGCTTTGAGCATGCAGCATGTGGTCCTTTCGTTCGTTCATCTTACCATGCTGATCTTCAAGCGAGTGGTGGATTAGTTCGCTAA
- the lipB gene encoding lipoyl(octanoyl) transferase LipB translates to MHNQPLIIRQLGIQPYEEIWHKMQAFTDERDVNTTDEIWLVQHPAVYTQGTAGKPEHLIHQTNIPVVHSDRGGQITYHGLGQQVMYVLIDIKRLKALGEDISVRRLVTALEQSVINTLKSYGIESYAKPDAPGVYIEGKKICSLGLRIRKGCSFHGLAFNIQMDLTPFQHINPCGYAGLQMCQLADFIDKDEASCEKVSPKLLEYFLSDLGYNAVTFA, encoded by the coding sequence ATGCACAATCAACCTTTAATTATTCGCCAACTTGGTATTCAACCATACGAAGAAATATGGCATAAAATGCAGGCTTTCACCGATGAACGAGATGTAAATACAACCGATGAAATTTGGCTCGTTCAACATCCTGCTGTATATACGCAAGGGACAGCGGGCAAACCCGAACATTTAATTCATCAAACGAATATTCCTGTTGTCCATTCAGATCGTGGTGGTCAAATTACTTATCATGGGCTTGGTCAGCAAGTCATGTATGTGTTGATTGACATTAAGCGTCTTAAGGCACTAGGTGAAGATATTAGTGTACGCCGACTCGTCACTGCTTTAGAACAAAGCGTGATCAATACATTAAAAAGCTATGGTATTGAAAGTTATGCGAAACCAGATGCGCCAGGAGTTTATATAGAGGGCAAAAAAATCTGTTCTCTAGGATTGCGTATTCGTAAAGGTTGTTCTTTTCATGGGTTAGCGTTTAATATCCAAATGGATTTAACCCCATTTCAACACATTAATCCTTGTGGCTATGCAGGGTTGCAAATGTGCCAATTAGCCGATTTTATTGATAAAGATGAGGCTTCTTGCGAAAAAGTTTCCCCTAAATTATTAGAATACTTTTTGTCTGATCTGGGTTACAATGCGGTAACATTTGCATAA
- the ybeD gene encoding DUF493 family protein YbeD, protein MADKNITIKDGQIEEKKLKDLLEFPCNFTFKVVGTTRADLANDVVKVMEQHAKVIDTPKVQPSSKGNYESVSLTMRAENIEQVETLYKELAKIDGVRIVL, encoded by the coding sequence ATGGCGGATAAAAATATCACCATCAAAGATGGTCAAATTGAAGAAAAAAAATTAAAAGATTTACTTGAATTTCCATGCAATTTCACATTCAAAGTAGTGGGAACTACTCGTGCCGATTTAGCGAATGATGTTGTTAAAGTTATGGAGCAACATGCGAAGGTTATCGATACACCAAAAGTTCAACCAAGTTCTAAAGGTAATTATGAATCAGTGTCGCTCACGATGCGTGCTGAAAATATTGAACAAGTTGAAACCCTTTATAAAGAGCTTGCCAAAATTGATGGCGTAAGAATAGTTCTTTAA
- a CDS encoding serine hydrolase: MFKHWIKTTTATALCGLCAFPAIAAQDNSVAAPSALAPVTAPAPATTTPTTDAVEFGIAPPQLDSRSYILMDYNSGAILAEKNSNQREAPASLTKMMTSYVIGQALKQGKIHNDDIVTVPADAWGGNKALHGSSLMFLRIGQKVPVSELNRGIIVDSGNDACITMAEYVSGSQNTFVQSMNRYVQQMGLKNTHFMTVHGLDHENQYSSSHDMAIIAKHLIKDLPQEYKLYSIKKLTFNNITQSNRNGLLWDTSMHVDGLKTGHTDEAGYNLVASAVGDNNMRLISVVMGTPSKQAREQESKQLLRWGFANFETLRALIPGKPILEEPVYYGDTDKVALGTLENTYLTLPKGRRPDIKIRYELAQNPLKAPLMKGQVVGKVIYQLDGRDIASINLQVLQDVKEGGVFSRLWDWIVLNVKSLF, from the coding sequence ATGTTTAAACATTGGATAAAAACGACAACAGCCACTGCGTTATGTGGGTTATGTGCATTTCCTGCTATCGCTGCTCAAGATAATTCAGTTGCAGCACCTTCCGCACTTGCACCTGTTACAGCACCCGCACCCGCTACTACGACTCCAACAACTGATGCCGTAGAATTTGGGATTGCACCGCCACAACTTGATTCTCGTAGTTATATTTTAATGGACTACAATTCAGGTGCGATTTTAGCAGAAAAAAATTCTAATCAACGTGAAGCACCTGCTTCTTTAACTAAGATGATGACAAGCTACGTCATTGGTCAAGCTTTAAAACAAGGTAAAATTCATAACGATGATATTGTTACGGTTCCTGCTGATGCATGGGGCGGTAATAAAGCATTACATGGTTCTTCTTTAATGTTTTTACGCATTGGACAGAAAGTTCCAGTTTCTGAATTAAACCGCGGTATTATCGTAGATTCAGGTAACGATGCTTGTATCACTATGGCTGAATATGTATCAGGCTCTCAAAATACCTTCGTACAAAGTATGAACCGTTACGTTCAACAAATGGGATTAAAAAACACCCATTTTATGACCGTACACGGGCTAGATCATGAAAATCAATATTCTTCATCTCATGATATGGCAATCATTGCAAAACATCTTATCAAAGATCTTCCGCAAGAATATAAACTCTATTCGATTAAGAAATTAACCTTTAATAATATTACCCAATCAAACCGTAACGGTCTGTTATGGGATACTTCAATGCACGTTGATGGCTTAAAAACAGGTCACACCGATGAAGCTGGTTATAACCTCGTTGCATCTGCTGTGGGCGACAATAATATGCGTCTAATCTCTGTGGTCATGGGTACGCCAAGTAAACAAGCACGTGAACAAGAAAGTAAACAACTTTTACGTTGGGGATTCGCAAACTTTGAAACTTTACGTGCCTTAATCCCAGGTAAACCAATTCTAGAAGAACCTGTTTACTACGGTGATACTGATAAAGTCGCATTAGGGACTTTAGAAAATACTTACTTAACATTACCGAAAGGTCGTCGTCCAGATATTAAAATTCGTTATGAATTAGCCCAAAATCCACTGAAAGCACCATTAATGAAAGGTCAAGTGGTAGGTAAAGTGATTTATCAACTAGACGGTCGTGATATCGCAAGCATCAATTTACAAGTTTTACAAGATGTGAAAGAAGGTGGCGTATTTAGTCGTCTTTGGGATTGGATTGTACTTAATGTAAAATCTCTTTTTTAA